One genomic region from Campylobacter concisus encodes:
- a CDS encoding replicative DNA helicase (unwinds double stranded DNA) yields MAKQRVNEIEFTNLYDIDMERAILSSILQNNDILGEIFDIVKAKDFYLKGHSQIYDAMVACLNSDDPITMPFLKNRLGEKYDEELILDILGTNSLIDIQKYANELREKSIKRSLVKIAHNIPSKVNEDKPSRDMVDDLSQEFYSLIEGGSTGVIKEGKEIIMKMMDHINAQALLGEKDIVGLDTGFKKLNEMIKGFKNGDLIIVAARPGMGKTTLCLNFMSQVLKNNAGVVFFSLEMPAEQIMMRMLASKTSIPLQDIMTAKMDDEALARFSDACEEFAASKLFVHDSGYVNIHQVRTQMRKLKAMHPEISLCVIDYIGLMMSTNNYADRHVQIAEISRGLKLLARELDMPIIALSQLNRSLESRANKRPMLSDLRESGAIEQDADIILFVYRDEFYLEQEEKEKEKRASAEGKEYKSNHVFNKLQEKAEIIVGKNRNGETGSVDVLFQKQHSRFEDMSAMPVSDVSFEG; encoded by the coding sequence GTGGCAAAGCAAAGAGTTAACGAGATAGAATTTACCAACCTTTACGACATTGATATGGAGCGAGCTATACTAAGCTCCATTTTGCAAAACAACGATATTTTAGGTGAAATTTTTGACATTGTTAAGGCAAAGGATTTTTATCTAAAAGGACATTCGCAAATATACGATGCAATGGTAGCATGCCTAAATAGCGATGATCCTATAACTATGCCATTTTTAAAAAATAGACTTGGTGAAAAATACGACGAAGAGCTAATACTAGATATTTTGGGTACAAATTCCCTAATAGACATTCAAAAATACGCAAACGAACTAAGAGAAAAATCTATAAAAAGAAGTCTCGTAAAGATCGCTCACAACATACCAAGCAAGGTAAATGAAGACAAGCCAAGCCGTGATATGGTCGATGATCTTAGCCAGGAATTTTACTCTTTGATAGAAGGTGGAAGCACTGGAGTTATAAAAGAAGGCAAAGAGATCATCATGAAAATGATGGATCATATTAATGCTCAAGCCTTGCTTGGCGAAAAAGATATTGTTGGACTTGATACTGGATTTAAGAAGCTAAATGAGATGATAAAGGGCTTTAAAAATGGTGACCTCATCATCGTCGCAGCTCGTCCAGGCATGGGGAAAACGACACTTTGTTTAAATTTTATGAGTCAGGTTTTAAAAAATAATGCTGGAGTTGTTTTTTTCTCGCTCGAGATGCCAGCTGAGCAAATAATGATGAGAATGCTAGCAAGCAAGACCTCTATCCCGCTTCAAGACATAATGACTGCAAAGATGGATGATGAAGCGTTGGCTAGATTTAGCGATGCTTGCGAGGAGTTCGCGGCTAGCAAGCTTTTTGTGCATGATAGTGGCTATGTAAATATCCATCAAGTAAGAACACAAATGCGAAAACTAAAGGCTATGCATCCTGAAATTTCACTTTGCGTGATTGATTACATCGGTCTTATGATGAGTACAAATAACTACGCTGATCGTCACGTCCAAATAGCTGAAATTTCTCGTGGGTTAAAGCTTTTGGCACGTGAGCTAGATATGCCAATCATCGCTCTTTCTCAGCTAAACAGAAGCCTAGAATCTCGCGCAAACAAACGCCCTATGCTAAGTGATCTAAGAGAGTCAGGCGCGATCGAGCAAGATGCTGACATCATTCTTTTTGTTTATAGAGATGAGTTTTATCTAGAACAAGAAGAAAAAGAGAAAGAAAAACGCGCAAGTGCCGAGGGTAAAGAGTACAAGAGCAATCACGTCTTTAATAAGCTTCAAGAAAAGGCTGAGATCATAGTTGGCAAAAATAGAAATGGCGAAACTGGCTCAGTTGATGTGCTCTTTCAAAAGCAACACTCAAGATTTGAAGATATGTCTGCAATGCCAGTATCTGATGTTTCATTTGAAGGCTGA
- a CDS encoding prepilin-type N-terminal cleavage/methylation domain-containing protein encodes MKRRAYTLLELIFIVVILGILSTVAIPRLFFSRSDATISNAKTQLAAIRSGISLKYNDNILQAKPEFPQKLDDGDPSRLFKNVINIPIKDSGSKNGWHRISDDKYTFRLDGKVANFKYDKNTGDFGCSDENEICKSLQ; translated from the coding sequence ATGAAAAGACGAGCTTACACCTTGCTTGAGCTAATATTTATAGTAGTTATACTAGGTATTTTAAGCACAGTCGCTATACCTAGGCTATTTTTTTCTAGAAGTGATGCTACCATCTCAAATGCCAAAACTCAACTTGCCGCTATAAGAAGCGGAATTTCACTAAAATACAATGACAATATCTTGCAAGCAAAGCCAGAATTTCCACAAAAACTAGACGATGGCGATCCAAGCAGACTCTTTAAAAATGTTATAAATATACCGATAAAAGATAGCGGCAGCAAAAATGGCTGGCACAGAATAAGCGATGACAAATACACATTTAGGCTAGATGGCAAAGTAGCAAATTTCAAATACGACAAAAATACTGGTGATTTTGGTTGCAGTGATGAAAATGAAATTTGCAAATCACTTCAATAA
- a CDS encoding primosomal protein N', with protein sequence MHYYILAFYGLNLAPLTYESDQKLEKFQGVKASLRGKILTAFIVNETGKPEFKTSKILEILPINLTSMQSELAIFISKYYTCELGISLNLFEPNDTIAADKFYENQNFNVAPKLSEKQQETLDFINKRKISLIFGDTGSGKSEIYIAKIREILNAGSQALFLMPEISLTPQMQKRLESFFGEAVAVWHSKITSKKKEQILKDIKSGKVRLIAGARSALFLPLERLKLIIIDEEHDDSYKNTGSKPHYNARDLALFLTSKFDLQVVLGSATPSLTSFYKQEHFRLKGTYFDSQKNYIFDESETGISEILKDEISKTLANKKQAVICLPTRANFKYLVCKNCGETLKCQFCSIGMSYYKKQNVLKCQYCEHKMTVPKTCHQCGSEMIEAKKIGTSELLERLQAEFANARIAKFDRDEITTQNKLVKALKEFNDGKIDILLGTQMLSKGHDYHNVELAVIMGFDELLNFPDYKARERTLALAMQVAGRAGRNGVGRVIIQSKQREFFESYISDYDAFLKDEIDYRKELYPPFTRLLRIIISHKDEKIVKNTMNEFVQRIEPLRSDELEIIGYGKCQIEYLGSKFRYEILLRSNSHMPLLKAANLCKSELSDIDIDPVNFS encoded by the coding sequence ATGCACTATTACATACTCGCATTTTATGGGCTAAATTTAGCCCCACTCACTTATGAAAGCGATCAAAAACTAGAAAAATTTCAAGGCGTAAAAGCTTCTTTAAGAGGCAAAATTCTTACTGCTTTTATCGTAAACGAGACTGGCAAGCCAGAGTTTAAAACAAGTAAAATTTTAGAAATTCTACCGATTAATTTAACTTCAATGCAAAGCGAATTGGCAATATTTATCTCAAAATATTACACATGCGAGCTTGGCATCAGCCTAAATTTATTTGAACCAAATGACACTATTGCAGCAGATAAATTTTATGAAAATCAAAATTTTAATGTGGCACCCAAACTAAGCGAAAAACAGCAAGAGACTTTGGATTTTATAAATAAACGTAAAATTTCACTCATCTTTGGCGACACTGGAAGCGGAAAAAGCGAGATTTACATCGCTAAGATCAGAGAAATTTTAAACGCAGGCAGCCAAGCGCTATTTTTAATGCCTGAAATTTCACTCACGCCACAAATGCAAAAACGCCTTGAGAGCTTCTTTGGCGAGGCAGTAGCAGTCTGGCACTCAAAGATAACATCAAAGAAAAAAGAGCAAATTTTAAAAGATATAAAAAGTGGCAAAGTTAGGCTAATCGCAGGTGCAAGATCTGCTTTGTTTTTACCACTTGAGAGGCTAAAACTCATTATCATCGACGAAGAACATGACGATAGCTACAAAAATACAGGCTCAAAGCCACACTACAACGCAAGAGATCTTGCCCTCTTTCTAACTAGTAAATTTGATCTACAAGTGGTGCTTGGAAGTGCCACGCCAAGTCTTACTAGCTTTTACAAGCAGGAGCATTTTCGCTTAAAAGGGACATATTTTGATTCGCAAAAAAATTACATTTTCGATGAGAGCGAGACTGGAATTAGTGAAATTTTAAAAGATGAAATTTCAAAAACACTCGCAAATAAAAAGCAAGCTGTCATCTGCCTGCCAACAAGGGCAAATTTTAAATATCTAGTCTGCAAAAACTGCGGCGAAACGCTAAAGTGCCAATTTTGCAGCATCGGTATGAGCTATTACAAAAAACAAAACGTGCTAAAGTGTCAATACTGCGAGCATAAAATGACTGTGCCAAAGACCTGCCATCAGTGCGGTAGCGAGATGATAGAGGCCAAAAAGATCGGTACGAGCGAGCTACTTGAGAGGTTGCAAGCTGAGTTTGCTAATGCCAGAATAGCTAAATTTGACAGGGACGAGATAACGACGCAAAACAAGCTCGTAAAGGCTTTAAAAGAATTTAACGACGGCAAAATAGACATCTTGCTTGGCACGCAGATGCTAAGTAAGGGGCATGATTATCACAACGTTGAGCTTGCTGTCATCATGGGATTTGACGAGCTTTTAAATTTTCCTGATTATAAAGCCAGAGAGCGAACGCTTGCCCTTGCCATGCAAGTAGCCGGAAGAGCTGGCAGAAACGGGGTTGGCAGAGTTATCATTCAAAGCAAACAAAGAGAATTTTTTGAGAGCTACATCAGTGATTATGACGCATTTTTAAAAGATGAGATAGATTATAGAAAAGAGCTTTATCCGCCATTTACCAGGCTTCTTCGCATTATCATCTCACATAAAGATGAAAAAATAGTAAAAAATACAATGAATGAATTTGTACAAAGAATAGAACCTTTAAGAAGCGATGAGCTTGAGATCATAGGATACGGAAAGTGCCAGATAGAGTATCTTGGAAGTAAATTTAGATATGAAATTTTACTTCGCTCAAACTCTCACATGCCTCTTTTAAAAGCTGCAAATCTCTGCAAAAGCGAACTTAGCGATATTGATATAGACCCGGTAAATTTTAGTTAA
- a CDS encoding competence protein has protein sequence MRFKALKNKEFFTIFCLICLCIFSINLAISYHKYQIFMDKGEQELTATVISSYEKLGDDGKKRQILKLKTDEFSFYTLGAKADDFKAGDNIFLSIINLDVSFKDYLASSFYMPSFSREKLPQKATLNINQKLQSLIYAQHENSKISQLYSALFLGTSIDAELRDDVSHLGIAHLIAISGYHLGFISAVIFFVFRPLLKFLYARFLPFRNYNFDLAIIVFIVLSFYFFIIGFIPSFLRAFLMSILGFYCTLKGVKILNFKTLFIVTLVSISLFPQLLFSVGFYFSLMGVFYIFLYFKHLKDKFSPFIHLILLNLYVCFAMEICVLYFFPLISLQQLSVLAINYIFSVFYPLSAALHIASYGDIFDGLLNNVLNFRLSSTKIFVPAIIFIFYNIASLLAIKFRSIFYILPLLGLLCFAIASYKIYA, from the coding sequence ATGCGTTTTAAAGCTTTAAAGAATAAAGAATTTTTTACTATATTTTGTCTGATTTGCCTTTGCATTTTTTCTATAAATTTGGCTATTAGCTATCATAAATATCAAATTTTTATGGACAAAGGCGAACAAGAGCTAACAGCAACCGTGATTTCTAGCTACGAAAAGCTTGGAGATGACGGCAAGAAAAGGCAAATTTTAAAGCTTAAAACTGATGAGTTTTCATTTTATACGCTTGGAGCTAAAGCAGATGACTTTAAAGCTGGAGATAATATATTTCTAAGCATCATAAATTTAGACGTTAGTTTTAAAGACTATCTTGCTTCCTCCTTTTATATGCCTAGCTTTTCACGCGAAAAACTACCACAAAAAGCCACGCTAAATATCAACCAAAAATTACAATCACTCATCTACGCCCAGCATGAAAATAGTAAAATTTCACAGCTCTACTCGGCTCTATTTTTAGGCACAAGTATCGATGCAGAGTTAAGAGATGACGTCTCGCACCTTGGCATAGCGCATCTTATAGCCATAAGTGGCTATCATTTAGGTTTTATAAGTGCGGTTATATTTTTTGTATTTAGGCCACTTTTAAAATTTTTATATGCGAGATTTTTACCTTTTAGAAACTACAACTTTGATCTAGCCATTATCGTTTTTATAGTCTTGTCATTTTACTTTTTTATAATAGGCTTTATACCAAGCTTTTTGCGAGCGTTCTTAATGAGCATTTTAGGATTTTATTGCACGTTAAAAGGCGTTAAAATTTTAAACTTCAAAACACTTTTTATAGTGACACTTGTTAGCATATCGCTCTTTCCGCAGCTACTTTTTAGCGTAGGTTTTTACTTTTCACTCATGGGCGTTTTTTACATATTTTTATACTTTAAACACCTAAAAGATAAATTTTCGCCCTTCATTCATCTTATTCTTTTAAATTTATATGTTTGCTTTGCAATGGAAATTTGCGTGCTTTATTTCTTTCCACTCATTAGCTTACAGCAGCTTAGCGTCCTTGCTATCAACTACATCTTTAGCGTTTTTTATCCATTAAGTGCTGCACTTCATATCGCTTCGTATGGCGACATTTTTGATGGCTTGCTAAATAATGTTTTAAATTTTAGACTAAGCTCGACTAAAATTTTCGTGCCAGCTATTATTTTTATCTTTTATAATATCGCTTCACTTCTAGCTATAAAATTTAGATCCATATTCTACATTTTACCGCTGCTTGGGCTTTTGTGCTTTGCTATTGCCAGCTATAAAATTTACGCCTAA
- a CDS encoding 4-hydroxy-3-methylbut-2-en-1-yl diphosphate synthase, whose amino-acid sequence MQRFPTKQIKIRNVLIGGDAPISVQSMTFSKTKDVKSTLEQIQRLYFAGCDIVRCAVFDKEDASALKQIVAGSPIPVVADIHFNHTYALIVSEFVDAIRINPGNIGSAKNIKAVVDACRQRNLPIRIGVNSGSLEKQFEDRYGRTVEAMVESAMYNIKLLEDFDFTDIKISLKSSDVERTMQAYRALRPKTNYPFHLGVTEAGTTFHATIKSAIALGGLLLEGIGDTMRVSITGELEEEIKVAKAILKDSGRQKEGLNIISCPTCGRLQADLMAAVKLVEEKTKGIKEPLNVSVMGCVVNAIGEAKGADVAIAFGKGNGMIMRHGEVVARLPESELVDRFLQEIDDEIKSRD is encoded by the coding sequence TTGCAACGATTCCCAACAAAACAGATAAAAATTCGTAATGTTCTAATAGGTGGCGACGCGCCAATATCCGTGCAATCAATGACTTTTTCAAAGACAAAAGACGTAAAAAGCACGCTTGAGCAGATACAAAGGCTATATTTTGCAGGCTGTGACATCGTGCGCTGCGCAGTTTTTGATAAAGAAGACGCAAGCGCGCTCAAGCAGATAGTTGCAGGCTCACCTATTCCAGTCGTTGCAGACATTCATTTTAATCACACCTACGCGCTTATAGTTAGCGAATTTGTCGATGCTATCCGCATAAATCCAGGCAACATTGGCTCAGCCAAAAACATAAAAGCGGTCGTTGATGCCTGCAGACAGCGAAATTTACCTATCCGCATAGGTGTAAATTCTGGCTCGCTTGAAAAGCAGTTTGAGGATCGCTATGGCCGCACAGTTGAGGCGATGGTGGAGAGTGCGATGTATAACATCAAGCTTCTTGAGGATTTTGACTTTACAGACATTAAAATTTCGCTCAAATCAAGCGACGTCGAGCGCACTATGCAAGCTTATAGGGCGCTTCGCCCAAAGACAAACTATCCGTTTCATCTTGGTGTTACTGAGGCAGGTACCACTTTTCACGCCACTATCAAGTCCGCGATCGCTCTTGGTGGGTTACTACTTGAGGGCATCGGCGACACGATGAGAGTTAGCATTACAGGTGAACTTGAAGAAGAGATCAAAGTCGCAAAAGCGATCTTAAAAGATAGTGGCCGACAAAAAGAGGGACTAAATATCATCTCATGCCCAACTTGTGGGCGTTTGCAAGCTGATCTCATGGCGGCAGTAAAGCTCGTAGAAGAAAAAACAAAAGGTATAAAAGAGCCGTTAAACGTCTCGGTCATGGGCTGCGTGGTAAATGCTATTGGTGAGGCAAAAGGTGCAGATGTTGCCATAGCATTTGGAAAAGGCAATGGCATGATAATGCGTCACGGCGAAGTGGTCGCAAGACTGCCTGAGAGCGAGCTTGTGGATAGATTTTTACAAGAGATCGATGACGAGATAAAAAGTAGAGACTAA